In one Leishmania mexicana MHOM/GT/2001/U1103 complete genome, chromosome 19 genomic region, the following are encoded:
- a CDS encoding putative RNA binding protein, whose amino-acid sequence MMKSNVDADAAAMSPYHGNGMMAPAMNTNEPMQVVYNRTQKRVPVFRDSLIVYEQQMVQVMEELRTLTMDVNALRAHYEEALQEKLYIENLAAQAEKRVQDVKEIVDRYVGVKDAVVASDGFTYERETISSYIEGCKEAGGTPTSYQTEKPLTSLLIPNRSLKTLVDRLVTLQKAEPTPSAPADRNPVQHHSKSMTAGRAGNVSVNQHEGQRRNMHGGGKDSSGPVELNAKGERVHPCIRVYGYCNYNESCAYAKYPYDACLSNLKNKCRFKNQCHERHVEFRGPLDDYGNCASTNQGPNQENNASESMGEANK is encoded by the coding sequence ATGATGAAGTCCAACGTcgatgccgacgccgccgcgatgaGTCCCTACCACGGCAACGGCATGATGGCGCCTGCCATGAACACGAACGAGCCAATGCAAGTGGTGTACAACCGCACACAGAAGCGCGTGCCGGTGTTCCGCGACAGCCTGATTGTGTACGAGCAGCAGATGGTGCAGgtgatggaggagctgcgcacgcTGACGATGGACGTGAATGCGCTTCGGGCGCATTACGAAGAGGCGCTCCAGGAGAAACTGTACATTGAGAACCTCGCCGCACAGGCGGAGAAGCGCGTGCAGGACGTGAAGGAAATCGTGGACCGCTACGTTGGTGTCAAGGACGCCGTGGTAGCCAGCGACGGCTTCACGTATGAGCGGGAGACGATCTCCTCGTATATCGAAGGCTGCAAAGAGGCTGGCGGCACGCCGACGTCGTACCAGACAGAGAAGCCGCTGACCTCGCTCCTGATTCCAAACCGCTCGCTCAAGACGTTGGTGGATCGCTTGGTGACGCTGCAGAAGGCGGAgccgacgccgtcggcgccggcCGACCGCAACCCAGTGCAGCACCACTCGAAGTCAATGACGGCGGGTCGCGCAGGAAACGTCTCTGTCAACCAACACGAAGGCCAGCGGCGCAACATGCACGGCGGCGGAAAGGACAGCTCCGGCCCGGTGGAGCTGAACGCCAAGGGGGAACGAGTGCACCCGTGCATTCGTGTGTACGGGTACTGCAACTACAACGAGAGTTGCGCGTACGCGAAGTATCCGTACGATGCGTGCTTGTCGAATCTCAAGAACAAGTGCCGCTTCAAGAACCAGTGCCACGAGCGCCACGTCGAGTTCCGCGGCCCACTGGACGACTACGGTAACTGCGCCTCCACTAACCAGGGGCCTAACCAAGAGAACAATGCGTCCGAGTCCATGGGGGAGGCGAACAAGTAG
- a CDS encoding RNA binding protein, whose translation MSAMSPFYGRTYPTRTTPLMWEATQTLQSSLVDQSSDMRRSLDLVMSLHEVLERNREIYNNIIAERNEAYRRLQDADAKLQQVEHVVRRYAEVKDPVVASDGYTYERTELSRYLSDCKKSNSKAYSQQTKEELTDVMVDNVSLRRLAELLKGVHSVEVPQLSSRPPLAAGGVIDVNGPRSHWPEEDPSMSGADHTEMGPGPVGLAGGAGGRGGNGMAVGLGHAGLRYDRSGGAKYGKPSNGNEGKGGLHPCLRVYGFCNFEDDCTFANYPYEACLNHIKGKCRFGSTCKELHVDPRDPVYQNTRSFANHHHQGGNNANTNHIHNNAATGANNANSSQATDVGTEASRQSGSKMPESVVEREAETAAAKKDGKLRETGESASAEGADAAKAKDQ comes from the coding sequence ATGAGCGCCATGTCGCCGTTTTATGGTCGGACGTACCCGACGCGGACAACCCCGCTCATGTGGGAAGCGACACAGACCCTGCAGAGCTCTCTGGTTGATCAGAGCAGCGACATGCGCCGCTCGCTGGACCTCGTCATGTCGCTGCACGAGGTATTGGAGAGAAATCGAGAGATTTACAACAACATCATCGCTGAGCGCAACGAGGCCTACCGCCGTCTGCAGGACGCAGACGCGAAACTGCAGCAGGTCGAGCACGTCGTCCGCCGCTACGCCGAGGTGAAGGATCCGGTAGTGGCCAGTGACGGCTACACGTACGAGCGCACGGAGCTCAGCCGCTACCTTAGCGACTGCAAGAAGTCGAACAGCAAGGCGTACTCGCAGCAGACTAAGGAGGAGCTGACAGACGTGATGGTAGACAACGTTTCGCTGCGCCGGCTGGCAGAGCTGCTGAAGGGCGTGCACTCGGTggaggtgccgcagctgtcgAGCCGCCCGCCGCTAGCGGCGGGCGGTGTTATCGACGTTAATGGCCCTCGCTCTCACTGGCCCGAGGAGGATCCGTCAATGAGCGGCGCGGATCACACTGAGATGGGTCCCGGTCCCGTCGGCCTCGcgggcggcgccggtggtcGTGGAGGGAATGGCATGGCAGTGGGTCTCGGTCACGCCGGCCTCCGCTATGATCGGAGCGGAGGTGCCAAGTACGGCAAGCCGAGCAACGGCAACGAGGGCAAGGGTGGGCTGCATCCGTGCCTGCGCGTGTATGGTTTCTGCAACTTCGAGGACGACTGCACGTTTGCCAACTACCCCTATGAGGCGTGCCTGAACCATATCAAGGGCAAGTGCCGCTTCGGGTCCACCTGCAAGGAACTGCACGTTGATCCGCGCGACCCCGTCTACCAGAACACGCGCAGCTTTGCCAACCATCACCACCAGGGCGGCAACAACGCGAACACCAACCACATCCACAACAACGCCGCGACCGGTGCAAACAACGCGAACAGCAGCCAGGCAACGGATGTTGGCACGGAGGCATCGAGGCAGAGCGGGAGCAAGATGCCGGAGTCTGTAGTGGAAagggaggcggagacggcggcggccaagaAAGACGGCAAGTTGAGGGAAACCGGGGAGTCCGCTTCTGCTGAGGGTGCAGATGCCGCCAAGGCCAAGGACCAGTAA
- a CDS encoding putative membrane protein, with protein sequence MEIHKSTNVLDGFLSSLSMILVSEIGDKTFFIACLMAMRHPKLTVYIGALGALAAMTILSALMGVVVPNLLSVQVTQILAVVLFMVFGCKILYDELIRKKSDDEESEDEMTEAAAALRRRDPNDPAETGSMASSAYVSAPARRWRKLLNPVMVEAFTLTFVAEWGDRSQLATIALAAAKNPYGVTVGGILGHALCTGGAVVCGNLIAQRVSMKTVNVVGGVLFIMFGLVTLYELIYGEHEISKTHEHPGRTE encoded by the coding sequence ATGGAAATCCACAAGTCCACGAACGTGCTGGACGGCTTcctgtcgtcgctgtccaTGATTCTTGTGAGCGAGATTGGTGACAAGACCTTCTTCATCGCGTGCCTCATGGCGATGCGTCATCCGAAACTGACGGTATACATTGGCGCTCTCGGTGCCCTAGCTGCAATGACGATACTGTCGGCGCTGATGGGCGTGGTGGTGCCCAACCTGCTCTCGGTGCAGGTGACGCAGATattggcggtggtgctgttTATGGTGTTTGGCTGCAAGATCCTTTACGACGAGCTGATACGCAAGAAGtccgacgacgaggagagcgaggacgAGATGAcggaggctgctgcggcgttgCGCCGTCGCGATCCGAACGATCCGGCTGAGACAGGTAGCATGGCGTCGTCGGCCTACGTaagcgcgccggcgcgccgctggcgcaaGCTGCTCAACCCCGTCATGGTAGAGGCGTTCACGCTAACCTTCGTCGCCGAATGGGGAGACCGCAGCCAGCTGGCCACGAttgcgctggcggctgcgaaGAACCCGTACGGCGTGACAGTCGGCGGTATTCTCGGCCACGCCCtctgcaccggcggcgccgttgtgTGCGGCAACCTcatcgcgcagcgcgtgtcCATGAAGACGGTGAACGTCGTTGGCGGGGTTCTTTTTATCATGTTCGGTCTCGTGACCTTGTACGAGCTGATTTATGGCGAGCATGAGATCTCCAAGACCCACGAGCACCCCGGGAGGACGGAGTAG
- a CDS encoding intraflagellar transport protein component,putative, which produces MTEVTSPYRGRAKEMWPAPAADVESEAAAAAAAPPQQTKVCFNVCRQEQYHPNKGYRHLARKLRQGGMVEVNKEDITLDRLSASDIVLFPAPQTPFSEEDMAVIRQYVEGGGSAMILLGDGHGGQYSYLSRTLDDWTGITINEDCVVRTVLHRYLHPKEVCVTNGITNRAINKAAGKKVFGAVGGSPSSGFGGGTGSIRAKGATSTMGIGSTLMTLNRTVGPGQAANAALLAQSAAAGSAAAMAVDEAEQEATSLVFVYPYGLTFNVQRPAIPLLSSGFMAYPLNRPIAAAWECPKVVEHLGRRKQGKLLMIGSAQLFDDAWIEKEENSTLASILFDYLDHKLKLNQIDADEPDITDYHHLPDTASLSERLRVAVEQHEELPRDFTQLFELDSFKIDTDKIPDVVDTYSKLSVKVEPLTLIPPEFQTPLPPVKPAVFEPIHRDPPPPGLDLFDLDEEFAPERVRLSQLTNKCKADDVEYYILQAAEVMGVTKKLRSPRNRDPRALLDYVFRQVVDYKKVNSGPVVSQEVGYGDAASGAAATDNAAAAAAAQNMMRVIRVSNDGTGDATPFDENPLWNLYLEADFAKGTIEGNLQLLRDSSRFSAQEARIEGDIKPPGEREYSMEWGVVLDAANGEQIIYVFLAMIQGNQLRGVCEQGGGGNTRNFLYTLEEL; this is translated from the coding sequence ATGACGGAGGTAACTTCACCATACCGTGGCAGGGCCAAGGAGATGTGGCCGGCACCGGCTGCAGATGTAGAGagcgaagccgccgccgctgccgcagcgccgccgcagcagacaAAAGTGTGCTTTAACGTTTGCCGCCAGGAGCAGTACCACCCAAACAAGGGGTACCGGCACCTTGCGCGGAAGCTGCGGCAGGGCGGCATGGTAGAAGTAAACAAGGAGGACATCACGCTGGACCGCCTGAGCGCCAGCGACATCGTCCTCTTCCCTGCGCCGCAGACGCCCTTCTCGGAGGAGGACATGGCAGTGATTCGGCAGTACGTGGAAGGCGGCGGCTCTGCCATGATCCTCTTAGGTGACGGCCACGGGGGGCAGTACTCGTACCTCAGTAGGACCCTCGACGACTGGACAGGGATCACCATCAACGAGGATTGCGTCGTGCGCACTGTTCTGCACCGCTACCTGCATCCCAAGGAAGTGTGCGTGACCAACGGCATCACGAACCGCGCTATCAACAAGGCCGCTGGCAAGAAAGTGTTCGGCGCCGTGGGCGGGTCGCCGAGCAGCGGCTTCGGTGGCGGGACGGGCAGCATAAGGGCGAAgggcgccacctccaccatGGGCATCGGCTCCACGCTCATGACGCTCAACCGCACGGTCGGTCCTGGGCAGGCAGCAAACGCGGCGCTACTCGCgcagagcgccgccgcaggaaGCGCTGCGGCCATGGCTGTCGACGAGGCCGAACAGGAGGCCACCAGTCTGGTCTTTGTGTATCCATACGGCCTCACCTTCAACGTGCAGCGGCCCGCCATCCCGCTCCTCAGCAGCGGTTTCATGGCGTACCCGCTGAACCGCCCgatcgcggcggcgtgggAATGCCCAAAGGTGGTGGAGCATCTTGGGCGTCGCAAGCAGGGCAAACTGCTGATGATCGGGTCGGCGCAGCTCTTCGATGACGCGTGGATTGAGAAAGAGGAGAACAGCACACTCGCCTCCATCCTCTTCGACTACCTTGACCACAAGCTGAAGCTGAACCAGATCGATGCTGACGAGCCGGATATTACGGACTACCACCACCTTCCTGATACCGCTTCCCTCTCCGAGCGGTTGCGCGTGGCTGTAGAGCAGcacgaggagctgccgcgTGATTTTACGCAGCTGTTCGAGCTAGATTCGTTCAAGATCGACACGGACAAAATACCAGATGTGGTGGACACCTACTCGAAGCTATCTGTGAAGGTGGAGCCGCTGACACTGATCCCGCCGGAGTTccagacgccgctgccgccggtgaaGCCCGCCGTTTTTGAGCCGATTCACCGCGACCCGCCCCCGCCAGGGCTGGACCTCTTCGATCTCGACGAGGAGTTCGCGCCGGAGCGGGTCCGACTCAGCCAGCTCACGAACAAGTGCAAGGCGGATGACGTAGAGTACTACATCTtgcaggcggcggaggtgatgGGAGTGACGAAGAAACTGCGCAGCCCACGCAACCGCGacccgcgcgcgctgctcgaCTACGTGTTCCGCCAGGTGGTGGACTACAAGAAGGTGAACAGTGGCCCTGTCGTGTCACAGGAGGTCGGATATGGCGATGCCGCCTCCGGGGCGGCTGCGACAGacaacgccgctgccgccgctgccgctcagAACATGATGCGCGTGATTCGCGTCAGCAACGACGGCACCGGCGACGCGACCCCGTTCGACGAGAACCCACTCTGGAACCTCTACCTAGAGGCGGACTTTGCAAAGGGCACCATCGAGGGTAACCTGCAACTGCTGCGGGACTCGAGCCGCTTCAGCGCACAGGAGGCGCGTATCGAGGGCGACATCAAGCCGCCAGGCGAGCGTGAGTATTCGATGGAGTGGGGCGTCGTGCTAGACGCCGCTAATGGCGAGCAGATCATCTACGTGTTCTTAGCAATGATCCAAGGCAAccagctgcgcggcgtgtgtgagcagggcggcggcggcaacaccCGCAACTTCCTATATACGCTAGAAGAGCTGTAG
- a CDS encoding lipoic acid synthetase, mitochondrial precursor,putative — MLRCCSALMCLTAVPSRVSPVAAAAAADIAVSSEATANLMADVDKKDPQYKQIFLERFRKKLQSDKTGMNDLESFVELPEGVAPSVASIGPIKRGSEPLPPWLKLKVPKGMTHRPRFNRIRRSMREKNLSTVCEEAKCPNIGECWGGSDDEGTATATIMVMGSHCTRGCRFCSVLTSRRPPPLDPEEPEKVAAAVHEMGVDYIVMTMVDRDDLPDGGASHVCRCIHTIKEKNPELMLEALVGDFHGDLKLVEQLAVTPLSVYAHNIECVERITPRVRDRRASYKQSLQTLEHVTKWTNGKMLTKSSIMLGLGEEEEEVRQTLRDLRTAGVSAVTLGQYLQPSRTRLKVSRYAHPKEFEMWEREAMDMGFLYCASGPMVRSSYRAGEYYIKNILKQRQSAEGGKATAAATSVHAGAAIA, encoded by the coding sequence atgctgcgctgctgctctgctctCATGTGCCTGACGGCGGTACCAAGCCGCGTCTCGCcggttgccgccgccgctgctgccgataTCGCGGTTTCCTCGGAGGCGACAGCCAACCTCATGGCAGATGTGGACAAGAAGGACCCGCAATACAAGCAGATCTTTCTGGAGCGCTTCCGAAAGAAGCTGCAGTCGGACAAGACGGGCATGAACGACTTGGAGAGTTTTGTGGAGCTGCCCGAGGGGGTCGCGCCGTCGGTGGCGTCGATTGGTCCTATCAAGCGGGGCAGTGAGCCACTCCCGCCGTGGCTAAAGCTAAAGGTGCCGAAGGGCATGACGCACCGCCCACGATTCAATCGCATCCGCCGTAGCATGCGCGAGAAGAATCTTTCGACAGTGTGCGAGGAGGCCAAATGCCCCAATATTGGGGAGTGctggggcggcagcgacgacgagggcaCGGCGACGGCCACTATCATGGTGATGGGCTCGCACTGCACCCGCGGGTGCCGGTTTTGCTCGGTGCTGACGAgccgccgcccgcctccGTTGGACCCGGAGGAGCCAGAGAAGGTagctgccgccgtgcacgAGATGGGCGTGGACTACATCGTAATGACAATGGTCGACCGTGACGATTTGCcagacggcggtgcctcgcatgtgtgccgctgcatccACACCATTAAGGAGAAGAATCCGGAGCTGATGCTGGAGGCCCTCGTCGGCGACTTCCACGGTGATCTGAAGCTGGTGGAGCAGTTGGCGGTTACCCCGCTGAGTGTCTACGCGCACAACATCGAGTGTGTGGAGCGTATTAcgccgcgcgtgcgtgacCGGCGCGCCTCGTACAAGCAGTCGCTGCAAACACTGGAGCACGTTACGAAGTGGACCAATGGCAAGATGCTCACAAAGAGCAGTATCATGCTGGGTCTCggcgaggaagaagaggaggtgcggcagACACTGCGCGATCTGCGCACCGCTGGTGTGTCGGCGGTGACCCTTGGCCAGTACCTGCAGCCCTCACGCACCCGCCTGAAGGTGTCCCGCTACGCCCACCCGAAGGAGTTCGAGatgtgggagagggaggcgatgGACATGGGGTTCCTCTACTGCGCCTCGGGCCCGATGGTGCGCAGCTCCTACAGGGCTGGCGAGTACTACATCAAGAACATTCTGAAGCAACGCCAGAGCGCCGAGGGTGGAAAGGCtacggcggccgccacctctgtCCACGCAGGTGCCGCGATTGCGTAa